A single Cucumis melo cultivar AY chromosome 4, USDA_Cmelo_AY_1.0, whole genome shotgun sequence DNA region contains:
- the LOC103494996 gene encoding myosin-2: MMLSASPSTIARSSLEEMLDSLRRRDEIEKPKDLPPALPSRPTSKARIPPVRRALPVNFKVNDDGSSECSINVFNGREDAIRKENGLGNFAFRRINRDQDDESPYMVASENDNRDQVNVASALLSHIQGSNWEDNISYFLQKKLRVWCQLPTGQWELGTIQSNSGTEACIMLSNKKVVKVSTVDLLPANPDIVEGVDDLVQLGYLNEPSVIHSLQRRFSQDKFYSNAGSVLIAINPLKDTKQYGNGLIAAYRQKVMNNPHVYAIADSAYSAMMQDEVNQSIIISGESGAGKTETAKVAVQYLTAFGGGNGIDDRIPQANVILEAFGNAKTSRNNNASRFGKLIEILFSRTGKICGAVIQTFLLEKSRVVQLVNSERSFHVFYQLCAGAPSTLKEKLNIRVPSEYSYLNQSECLVIGGVDDARKFHILVEALDILQFTKEDQEHAFGLLAAVLWIGNITFQIIDSENHVEVMANEAVANAAKLMGCSPNELKLVLSTHKVQSGNDSIAKKMTLRQATYARDALAKFIYASLFDWVVEQINKSLKPRMEHSGSSINILDFFGFESFKKNGFEQFCINYANERLQQHFSRHMFKLQQEDYELNGVDGTKVNFEDNLECLNLIEKKPHGVLALLDEELNFAKATDLTFANKLKQHLKSQPRFKGERGRAFGVRHYAGEVVYDTNGFLEKNRDLLHSASIQLLSSCTCKLLQLLASKMINQSHKPTVSVGSTEIVESPEPGVGTKYKVLLFDLFHKLESTNHHFICCIRPNRNQVGGLFEEDLVLQQLRYCGILEVARISRSGYPTRMTHQEFAGRYGFLLKETSVSRDSLSISIAVLQQFNIHPEMYRVGYIKLFFRTGQIRALDERKKQVMQGILGIQKYFRGCHARGNFHDLKQGATTLQSFIRGENARRRCTVKRFSFVVYAFSVPKKVYEVQAIIRLQSVIRGSLARKHLSMRDSKRFHENKKTKLNKGRRVSEEEFQERAQSLPTSLTELQKKVVEAEATIEKKEEENAALREQVKQFESRRLEYEAKMKSMEDMWQKQMASLQMSLAAAKKTLAAENAAPPGRVDACNSPPHYYDSEDTTSMGSRTPGVTTPKKASGISEVGAGREMNGTLVAVNNLVKEFEQRRIAFDDDAKALIEAKSGQTQMGSNANPDEEYRKIKVRFEAWKKEYKARLRETKAKVHHKHGHFEVDKLRRKWWGKFSSKAS, encoded by the exons ATGATGTTATCTGCATCGCCATCGACGATAGCTCGAAGCTCACTGGAGGAAATGCTTGATTCTCTTCGACGAAGGGATGAGATTGAGAAGCCTAAAGACTTGCCGCCTGCATTGCCGTCTCGGCCCACTTCGAAGGCTCGGATTCCGCCGGTGAGGCGGGCTTTACCCGTCAATTTCAAGGTTAATGATGACGGTTCCTCAGAGTGTTCTATTAACGTCTTTAATGGAAGGGAGGATGCAATAAGGAAGGAGAATGGTTTGGGTAACTTTGCATTCAGGAGAATAAATAGAGATCAAGATGATGAATCGCCTTACATGGTAGCTTCAGAAAATGATAATAGAGATCAAGTGAATGTTGCTTCTGCTTTACTTTCACATATTCAAGGCTCCAACTGGGAGGACAATATCAGTTATTTTCTTCAGAAG AAACTGCGGGTTTGGTGTCAACTTCCAACTGGACAATGGGAGTTAGGAACTATACAGTCAAACAGTGGGACGGAGGCATGTATCATGCTCTCAAACAAAAAG GTTGTTAAAGTTTCAACAGTAGATCTTTTACCTGCTAATCCAGATATAGTGGAGGGGGTTGATGATCTTGTACAGCTCGGTTATTTGAACGAGCCTTCGGTTATTCACAGTCTCCAGCGAAGATTTTCTCAGGATAAATTTTAT AGTAATGCAGGGTCAGTTTTGATTGCAATCAATCCCTTAAAAGACACTAAACAGTATGGAAATGGATTAATTGCAGCCTATAGACAAAAAGTCATGAACAACCCTCATGTTTATGCTATCGCTGATTCTGCCTATTCTGCAATGATGCAAG ATGAAGTTAATCAATCTATTATCATCAG CGGAGAAAGTGGAGCTGGCAAAACTGAGACAGCAAAAGTTGCCGTTCAATACCTGACTGCTTTTGGTGGTGGCAACGGCATAGATGATAGAATCCCACAGGCAAATGTTATACTGGAAGCGTTTGGGAATGCTAAAACCTCCAGAAACAACAATGCCAGCAGATTT GGAAAGTTGATTGAAATTCTTTTTAGCAGAACAGGAAAGATATGTGGTGCTGTAATCCAGACAT TTCTGTTGGAAAAG TCAAGAGTTGTTCAGCTGGTCAATAGTGAGAGATCATTTCATGTCTTTTATCAACTTTGTGCTGGAGCACCATCTACACTTAAAG AGAAATTGAATATCAGAGTGCCCAGTGAGTACAGTTACCTTAATCAGAGTGAATGCCTGGTGATTGGTGGTGTGGATGATGCACGGAAATTTCATATTCTTGTG GAAGCCCTAGATATACTTCAATTCACAAAAGAAGATCAAGAGCATGCATTTGGTTTGCTTGCTGCGGTTTTGTGGATAGGAAACATTACGTTTCAAATAATTGATAGTGAAAATCATGTGGAGGTGATGGCTAATGAAG CGGTTGCAAATGCTGCCAAGCTGATGGGTTGCAGTCCTAATGAGCTTAAGTTAGTTTTGTCGACCCACAAAGTGCAATCAGGCAACGATAGCATTGCTAAAAAAATGACTTTACGACAG GCAACCTATGCAAGAGATGCTTTGGCAAAATTTATCTATGCAAGCTTGTTCGACTGGGTTGTAGAACAGATCAACAAGTCACTTAAACCAAGAATGGAGCATTCTGGAAGTTCCATAAATATCCTCGACTTCTTTGGGTTTGAGTCATTTAAG AAGAATGGCTTCGAACAATTTTGTATCAATTATGCAAATGAGAGACTGCAGCAGCATTTTAGTAGGCACATGTTCAAACTTCAGCAAGAG GACTACGAATTGAATGGTGTTGATGGCACAAAAGTCAACTTTGAAGACAATCTAGAGTGTTTGAATCTTATTGAGAAG AAACCTCATGGAGTTCTAGCTTTGTTGGACGAAGAGTTAAATTTTGCTAAAGCTACTGATCTTACATTTGCTAATAAACTAAAGCAACACTTAAAATCTCAACCTCGCTTTAAAGGGGAAAGAGGCAGGGCTTTCGGTGTTCGCCATTATGCTGGAGAG GTTGTATACGATACAAATGGGTTTCTGGAGAAGAATAGAGATCTGCTGCATTCAGCTTCCATCCAACTCCTTTCATCATGTACTTGCAAGCTACTGCAATTACTTGCCTCAAAAATGATTAACCAGTCCCACAAACCAACAGTTTCAGTGGGCTCTACAGAAATAGTAGAATCCCCTGAGCCAGGTGTTGGAACCAAGTACAAG GTTCTACTATTTGACCTATTTCATAAATTGGAGAGCACCAACCATCATTTCATTTGTTGTATAAGGCCGAACAGAAATCAAGTTGGTGGCTTATTCGAGGAGGACCTCGTCTTACAACAGCTTAGATACTGTGGAATTTTGGAGGTTGCCAGAATTTCAAGATCAGGATATCCTACCAGGATGACACATCAAGAATTTGCTGGAAG GTATGGTTTCCTCCTTAAAGAAACCAGTGTATCCCGAGATTCATTGAGTATATCAATTGCTGTTCTGCAACAATTTAATATCCACCCCGAGATGTACCGTGTTGGTTATATCAAACTATTTTTCCGTACAGGCCAG ATTAGGGCATTGGATGAAAGGAAGAAGCAAGTTATGCAAGGCATCTTAGGAATACAAAAGTACTTTCGTGGTTGCCATGCCCGTGGAAACTTCCATGATCTTAAGCAAGGGGCCACTACCTTACAATCAT TTATTCGTGGTGAAAATGCCAGAAGGAGATGTACCGTGAAGAGGTTCTCATTTGTTGTGTATGCCTTCAGTGTTCCTAAGAAGGTCTATGAAGTTCAGGCAATCATACGATTACAATCTG TAATACGTGGTTCGTTGGCTCGAAAGCATTTGAGCATGCGTGATTCGAAGAGGTTtcatgaaaacaaaaaaactaaattGAACAAAGGCAGAAGGGTTTCAGAG GAAGAGTTTCAAGAACGGGCTCAATCCCTACCAACAAGTCTGACTGAGCTTCAAAAGAAGGTCGTGGAGGCAGAAGCAACCAtagagaaaaaggaagaggaaaatgCCGCACTGCGGGAGCAAGTAAAACAATTCGAGTCTAGGCGGCTAGAATATGAAGCTAAGATGAAGTCCATGGAGGATATGTGGCAAAAGCAGATGGCATCTTTGCAA ATGAGTCTTGCTGCTGCTAAGAAGACACTTGCTGCTGAAAATGCAGCCCCACCTGGAAGAGTTGATGCCTGTAACTCACCACCTCACTATTACGATTCTGAGGATACGACGTCAATGGGATCTCGAACTCCTGGTGTTACAACACCTAAGAAAGCTTCTGGAATCTCTGAAGTGGGAGCAGGCCGAGAAATGAATGGTACTTTAGTTGCAGTGAACAATCTTGTAAAGGAATTTGAACAGCGTAGAATCGCATTTGACGATGATGCCAAAGCTTTAATTGAAGCAAAATCAGGTCAGACACAAATGGGTTCTAATGCAAATCCAGATGAAGAATACCGTAAAATTAAAGTCCGATTTGAAGCATGGAAAAAAGAGTACAAGGCTAGATTACGGGAAACAAAAGCTAAGGTTCACCATAAACATGGTCATTTTGAAGTTGATAAACTTCGTCGAAAATGGTGGGGAAAGTTCAGCTCAAAAGCATCATAA
- the LOC103494994 gene encoding double-strand break repair protein MRE11 isoform X1, which translates to MGELSREEMKNTLRVLVATDCHLGYLEKDEIRRHDSFKAFEEICSIAEQKQVDFLLLGGDLFHENKPSRSTLVKAIEILRRHCLNDKPVQFQVVSDQTINFPNTFGHVNYEDPHFNVGLPVFSIHGNHDDPAGVDNLSAVDILSACNLVNYFGKMVLGGSGVGQITLCPILIRKGSTSVALYGLGNIRDERLNRMFQTPHAVQWMRPEAQEGCQVTDWFNILVLHQNRVKANPKNAINEHFLPRFLDFIVWGHEHECLVDPLEVPGMGFHITQPGSSVATSLIDGESKPKHVLLLEIKGNQYRPTKIPLTSVRPFEYTEIVLKDEPDIDSNDQNSIIEHLDKVVQNLIEKSSKRVVNRSELKLPLVRIKVDYSGFMTINPQRFGQKYVGKVANPQDILIFSKASRKGRNEVKIDDSERLRPEELNQQNIEALVAENNLKMEILPVNDLDVALHNFVNKDDKMAFYSCVQYNLEETRNKIAHDADSLKFEEEDLILKVGECLEDRVKERNIHSKNDTVFTSSIQFSKDFGSKSSTAVGSAVSFSDDEDTVKASGSKSTRGRKVSSSAAEDTSTKTSTRGRGRGRGRGSSSSLKQTTLDAALGFRQSQRSATAAVQSTVNTDAMNSASSGEPRENEVEEINDSSENDESLPSKGRKRTAPRGRGRGSTQSKRGRKSDNSLVKRTFVGRDNGDDSEDEDNARKLLNKSQPRVTRNYGALRR; encoded by the exons ATGGGGGAGTTGTCTCG GGAGGAGATGAAAAATACACTTCGAGTACTTGTCGCAACAGATTGTCATCTGGGCTATTTGGAGAAGGATGAGATCAGGCGACATGATTCATTCAAGGCATTTGAAGAGATATGCTCAATTGCAGAACAAAAGCAG GTGGACTTTTTACTTCTTGGCGGTGACCTTTTCCATGAGAACAAGCCATCACGATCCACATTAGTGAAGGCAATAGAGATCCTGCGGCGTCATTGCCTTAATGATAAACCGGTGCAGTTCCAAGTTGTTAGCGACCAAACCATCAATTTTCCAAACAC ATTTGGCCATGTCAACTACGAAGATCCTCATTTTAATGTTGGTTTACCAGTATTCAGTATTCATGGAAACCATGACGATCCTGCTGGAGTG GACAACCTTTCTGCCGTTGATATTCTCTCTGCATGCAATCTTGTGAACTACTTCGGGAAAATGGTTCTTGGTGGTTCTGGTGTCGGTCAGATCACGCTCTGCCCCATTCTTATCAGAAAG GGTTCAACATCTGTAGCTCTTTATGGTCTCGGAAATATTAGAGATGAAAGGCTGAACAGGATGTTCCAG ACACCACATGCTGTTCAGTGGATGCGGCCAGAAGCACAGGAAGGCTGTCAAGTGACAGACTGGTTCAATATTCTGGTACTTCATCAAAACAG AGTCAAGGCAAATCCTAAAAATGCAATAAATGAGCATTTTTTACCTCGCTTCCTGGACTTCATTGTTTGGGGACATGAACACGAATGTTTGGTTGACCCTCTG GAAGTTCCTGGGATGGGGTTTCACATCACACAACCAGGTTCCTCAGTTGCAACATCACTGATTGATGGTGAATCAAAACCAAAACATGTTCTTTTGTTGGAAATTAAG GGTAATCAATATCGGCCAACCAAGATACCGTTGACGTCTGTAAGGCCATTTGAGTACACAGAG ATTGTATTGAAGGACGAACCTGACATCGACTCTAATGATCAAAACTCAATTATCGAACACTTGGACAAAGTG GTTCAAAATTTGATTGAGAAATCTAGCAAAAGGGTTGTAAACAGATCAGAGCTCAAGCTTCCATTAGTTCGCATAAAG GTGGATTATTCTGGGTTTATGACAATAAATCCTCAAAGATTTGGTCAGAAATATGTTGGGAAG GTAGCAAATCCTCAAGACATCCTTATATTCTCAAAAGCTTCAAGGAAAGGCCGCAATGAAG TGAAAATAGACGATTCAGAAAGGCTTCGTCCAGAAGAACTGAATCAACAAAATATAGAGGCTTTAGTTGCTGAAAATAATCTG AAAATGGAGATCCTTCCTGTCAATGATTTGGATGTTGCGTTGCACAATTTTGTAAATAAAGATGACAAAATGGCATTTTATTCCTGCGTGCAATACAATCTAGAAGAAACACGA AATAAAATTGCTCATGATGCGGATTCTTTGaagtttgaagaagaagatttaATTCTTAAAGTTGGCGAGTGCTTGGAGGA TCGAGTCAAAGAGAGGAACATCCATTCCAAGAATGATACGGTATTCACATCATCAATTCAGTTTTCAAAA GATTTCGGTAGTAAAAGTTCCACGGCAGTTGGGTCTGCCGTTTCTTTTAGTGATGACGAGGATACAGTAAAAGCGTCTGGATCAAAATCCACTAGAGGTCGTAAAGTATCATCTAGTGCAGCTGAAGACACTTCAACTAAAACTTCCACACGAGGAAGAGGAAGGGGTAGAGGGAGGGGCAGCAGCAGTAGCCTTAAGCAGACAACTCTTGATGCAGCTCTTGGATTTCGCCAATCACAAAG ATCTGCCACTGCTGCTGTTCAAAGCACAGTCAACACAGATGCTATGAATTCTGCTTCTAGTGGAGAACCAAGGGAAAATGAAGTTGAAGAAATTAACGACAGTTCG GAAAATGATGAAAGTCTTCCCAGCAAAGGAAGAAAGCGCACTGCTCCGAGGGGTAGAGGGAGAGGATCCACTCAATCTAAACGGGGAAGGAAATCTGACAACTCTTTAGTTAAGCGAACGTTCGTAGGTAGAGATAACGGCGATGACAGTGAAGATGAAGACAACGCTAGAAAGCTATTAAATAAGTCTCAGCCTCGG GTGACAAGAAATTATGGTGCACTGAGAAGGTAA
- the LOC103494994 gene encoding double-strand break repair protein MRE11 isoform X2 has product MGELSREEMKNTLRVLVATDCHLGYLEKDEIRRHDSFKAFEEICSIAEQKQVDFLLLGGDLFHENKPSRSTLVKAIEILRRHCLNDKPVQFQVVSDQTINFPNTFGHVNYEDPHFNVGLPVFSIHGNHDDPAGVDNLSAVDILSACNLVNYFGKMVLGGSGVGQITLCPILIRKGSTSVALYGLGNIRDERLNRMFQTPHAVQWMRPEAQEGCQVTDWFNILVLHQNRVKANPKNAINEHFLPRFLDFIVWGHEHECLVDPLEVPGMGFHITQPGSSVATSLIDGESKPKHVLLLEIKGNQYRPTKIPLTSVRPFEYTEIVLKDEPDIDSNDQNSIIEHLDKVVQNLIEKSSKRVVNRSELKLPLVRIKVDYSGFMTINPQRFGQKYVGKVANPQDILIFSKASRKGRNEVKIDDSERLRPEELNQQNIEALVAENNLKMEILPVNDLDVALHNFVNKDDKMAFYSCVQYNLEETRNKIAHDADSLKFEEEDLILKVGECLEDRVKERNIHSKNDTDFGSKSSTAVGSAVSFSDDEDTVKASGSKSTRGRKVSSSAAEDTSTKTSTRGRGRGRGRGSSSSLKQTTLDAALGFRQSQRSATAAVQSTVNTDAMNSASSGEPRENEVEEINDSSENDESLPSKGRKRTAPRGRGRGSTQSKRGRKSDNSLVKRTFVGRDNGDDSEDEDNARKLLNKSQPRVTRNYGALRR; this is encoded by the exons ATGGGGGAGTTGTCTCG GGAGGAGATGAAAAATACACTTCGAGTACTTGTCGCAACAGATTGTCATCTGGGCTATTTGGAGAAGGATGAGATCAGGCGACATGATTCATTCAAGGCATTTGAAGAGATATGCTCAATTGCAGAACAAAAGCAG GTGGACTTTTTACTTCTTGGCGGTGACCTTTTCCATGAGAACAAGCCATCACGATCCACATTAGTGAAGGCAATAGAGATCCTGCGGCGTCATTGCCTTAATGATAAACCGGTGCAGTTCCAAGTTGTTAGCGACCAAACCATCAATTTTCCAAACAC ATTTGGCCATGTCAACTACGAAGATCCTCATTTTAATGTTGGTTTACCAGTATTCAGTATTCATGGAAACCATGACGATCCTGCTGGAGTG GACAACCTTTCTGCCGTTGATATTCTCTCTGCATGCAATCTTGTGAACTACTTCGGGAAAATGGTTCTTGGTGGTTCTGGTGTCGGTCAGATCACGCTCTGCCCCATTCTTATCAGAAAG GGTTCAACATCTGTAGCTCTTTATGGTCTCGGAAATATTAGAGATGAAAGGCTGAACAGGATGTTCCAG ACACCACATGCTGTTCAGTGGATGCGGCCAGAAGCACAGGAAGGCTGTCAAGTGACAGACTGGTTCAATATTCTGGTACTTCATCAAAACAG AGTCAAGGCAAATCCTAAAAATGCAATAAATGAGCATTTTTTACCTCGCTTCCTGGACTTCATTGTTTGGGGACATGAACACGAATGTTTGGTTGACCCTCTG GAAGTTCCTGGGATGGGGTTTCACATCACACAACCAGGTTCCTCAGTTGCAACATCACTGATTGATGGTGAATCAAAACCAAAACATGTTCTTTTGTTGGAAATTAAG GGTAATCAATATCGGCCAACCAAGATACCGTTGACGTCTGTAAGGCCATTTGAGTACACAGAG ATTGTATTGAAGGACGAACCTGACATCGACTCTAATGATCAAAACTCAATTATCGAACACTTGGACAAAGTG GTTCAAAATTTGATTGAGAAATCTAGCAAAAGGGTTGTAAACAGATCAGAGCTCAAGCTTCCATTAGTTCGCATAAAG GTGGATTATTCTGGGTTTATGACAATAAATCCTCAAAGATTTGGTCAGAAATATGTTGGGAAG GTAGCAAATCCTCAAGACATCCTTATATTCTCAAAAGCTTCAAGGAAAGGCCGCAATGAAG TGAAAATAGACGATTCAGAAAGGCTTCGTCCAGAAGAACTGAATCAACAAAATATAGAGGCTTTAGTTGCTGAAAATAATCTG AAAATGGAGATCCTTCCTGTCAATGATTTGGATGTTGCGTTGCACAATTTTGTAAATAAAGATGACAAAATGGCATTTTATTCCTGCGTGCAATACAATCTAGAAGAAACACGA AATAAAATTGCTCATGATGCGGATTCTTTGaagtttgaagaagaagatttaATTCTTAAAGTTGGCGAGTGCTTGGAGGA TCGAGTCAAAGAGAGGAACATCCATTCCAAGAATGATACG GATTTCGGTAGTAAAAGTTCCACGGCAGTTGGGTCTGCCGTTTCTTTTAGTGATGACGAGGATACAGTAAAAGCGTCTGGATCAAAATCCACTAGAGGTCGTAAAGTATCATCTAGTGCAGCTGAAGACACTTCAACTAAAACTTCCACACGAGGAAGAGGAAGGGGTAGAGGGAGGGGCAGCAGCAGTAGCCTTAAGCAGACAACTCTTGATGCAGCTCTTGGATTTCGCCAATCACAAAG ATCTGCCACTGCTGCTGTTCAAAGCACAGTCAACACAGATGCTATGAATTCTGCTTCTAGTGGAGAACCAAGGGAAAATGAAGTTGAAGAAATTAACGACAGTTCG GAAAATGATGAAAGTCTTCCCAGCAAAGGAAGAAAGCGCACTGCTCCGAGGGGTAGAGGGAGAGGATCCACTCAATCTAAACGGGGAAGGAAATCTGACAACTCTTTAGTTAAGCGAACGTTCGTAGGTAGAGATAACGGCGATGACAGTGAAGATGAAGACAACGCTAGAAAGCTATTAAATAAGTCTCAGCCTCGG GTGACAAGAAATTATGGTGCACTGAGAAGGTAA
- the LOC103494993 gene encoding uncharacterized protein LOC103494993: MLEGKAIIGETDMLEAMQQDALNLASKALDSFDVTEATDIARFIKKEFDRTYGGGWQCIVGTDFGSFVTHCFGCFIYFCVGSLAVLLFRGSAASQEQQLVPDPSTHHFSLIDTLKP, translated from the exons ATGTTAGAAGGGAAAGCAATCATCGGAGAAACGGATATGCTGGAGGCCATGCAACAAGACGCTTTGAACCTTGCATCTAAGGCACTTGACAGTTTTGATGTCACTGAAGCCACTGACATCGCCCGTTTCATTAAAAAG GAATTTGACAGGACATATGGGGGAGGATGGCAATGCATAGTGGGGACAGATTTTGGATCATTTGTGACACACTGTTTTGGATGCTTCATTTACTTTTGTGTTGGAAGTCTTGCAGTTTTGCTCTTTAGAGGTTCTGCTGCCTCTCAAGAACAACAATTAGTACCTGACCCATCAACTCATCACTTTTCTCTTATCGACACTCTCAAACCATGA